The Sphingobacterium lactis sequence CCGAGCTCAAAGCATTGCGTGGATTCTTCATGCAGATCATGTACCTCTATTACGGACCGGTGCCTGTGGTCCTGGATCCTGCGATTTTGAACACACCAGAATCGGCAGCTCAGCCTAGACCGACCAAGGAAGCGATGATTGGTTATATCGAGAAGGATTTCAAAGAGGCTATCGCGGTATTACCGGACAAGTTCACGGGTAAGGACCTGGGTCGTTTTTCCAAAGCAGCAGCACTGACGGCACTGATGAAATTGTACATGCAGGAGAAGCGGTGGGCAGATGCCATTGAAATGGGAAAACAAATCAAGGCTATTGGCTTCAGCCTGACACCAAAATATGAGGATAACTTCAACATCAATGCTAAGGGAGGAAACAATGAGATTATCCTTCCTGTTGTTGCCAATGCGACATCCTCGACTACAGCAAATGGCTACCGTCCGCATTACCTGCCAACAGACTATTACGATGTTACTGTGGGAGGTGGTGATGCGCCATGGGGCGGATACCGTATGCCTTGGAAAACGTACGATAAGTTTGACCAAGCTGATTATAGGTTGAAACTGCTGTTGCAGAAATACCCGACCATGAAGGACGGAAAAATTGTTTACCGCGATGCTAGAGCCGGTGGTGACATCGGTGCGGTGATGGATAAATATGGTCCAGATCCAGCAAAAGTATCTTCCACGTCAACTTCCATCAACATGGTGGTCTTCCGTTATGCGGATGTGGCACTATTGCATGCAGAAGCTTTAAATGAAGTGAATGGACCGACAGCGGAAGCTTATGCCCTGCTCAACGAAGTGCGTACCGTGCATGGGAAATTGGCACCTCACGCTGGGTTGACCAAGGATACCTTCCGGAAGGCCGTGCAAGATGAACGCTTATTTGAACTTTGGGCAGAAGGTGTTCGTCGAGACGATCTTATTCGTTGGGGACAATACGTACAACGTGCAAAAGATGATGGTTACACGCCTGGAGATCATGTGGTACTATACCCACTTCCACGGGCAGCTGTAAACCAATCCAATGGGGTTATCAAACAAAACCCTGGATATAATTAACAGTATCAATTTAGCAACCAAAGAAGTATTCGTACTACTTGAGAAATCCCTGTACTCTTTCAGGGATTTTCTTTTTTTAGGACCACAGCATTCCTATTACCAAGAAGTATGATTGGAATTTATTCGTGAAGTACTAAACCAACCGCTTGCCCAAAATCTTTAGGCCATACTCCTGTCCATCCATTTCAGCAATATTGGGAAGGTTTGCCCATTCTTCAAATCCAAAGCCCTGAAAAAGGCGAATGCTGGGTTCGTTGTGGGCAAAGATAAAACCCAACATGGTTTTGACTCCAAAAGTCGGTGCGCTCGCTAAGGCATGGGCCAACACAGCCTTGCCAAGTCCCCTGCCCCTTTGTTCAGGATTTAAGTAAATGCTGACCTCAACGGTCGCATCATACGCTGGTCGACCATAGAACGATTGAAAGCTGACCCAACCGAGGGTATGCCCATCCTGTTCTACGATCCACAATGGCCGCCGATCGGCGCTATGCTCCCTGAACCAATTCATTCGACTTTCCACCGTTACTGGTGCTGTATCCGCAGTCACCATTCGTGATGAAACCGTACTGTTATAAATCGCAACGATCGTCGGTAGGTCGGCCTCAGTGGCGTCCCTAAACTGCAAGAATTCCTTTTCCATTTTCCGGTAGCATTAATGGGGGCTAATTTAGGAATTGACAGCCTTATTTTCTACGAATTTGCAACTTTACACCCAACGAAAGTCCTAAATAATCCCGTAGACTCAAGTATCTGTTCTGAATGCGACTGATTAGATAAAGATCATTGGTATGCAGGTCGTAGTAGAATTTGACTCCTTCAAAATAAGAAGTTCCTGATGGAAAGGAGTATGTGAAATCCTGACCGACAAATGCATTGAACCGTAGTTTTGTAGAAAAGGTATAATAATCCGAAGGGTATTTATCCGGTGCGCTGAACCAGAATTGCTTCCCCACGGTGGTGCTGACATATAGACCGGTCCGCAAGGGATGGTAATCGATTTGCTCATTTACTTTCACCTGGAAAGGCGTATAGGTTTGGCGTAGCGTCAATGTTGTTTTTATACGGTCAGTATCATATTTTGGCACAAACCCCACCAAAAAGTCCGTTGACCATTGGTCCTTACGACCATAATCCCATCCAATACCTAATGCCACGACCCCAATACTACCGGCATGTTGGACCATATAGTTGGAGGGTATAAACGATAGACCGGATTGCTTCAGGCTCTTTTCCTTTTTGGGAACTCCATTGACCGCAATTGTCGTATCGGCAACATGGGATTTCGCAGAATAGGGCAATGCCAACCCCAAAAACAGCAGGAAAACCGGCAAGGCATTAAAATGAAACAAGTTCATGGGTATATGAATTCGGGGTAATGGTAAAAATTAGAAATTGGCGCTTCCCGATATTGGGCGTGCCGTAATAGCGAATGCCATCATCAAACAGGTCGAGCACTTCATACCGGTGGTCATGTCCATGATTGGCATAAAGTAAATTGGGAAACCGCGTAATGCTGTAATGGAACACATCCTTAACATTGTTATTGAACTGCTCTGACGTCGGCTTGGCATGCATCACAACAACTGTTTTATCGTATTCCCCGACTCGCTTGGTTTCCTCATCCCGCAGAAAAGCAAAATCAGGAATCGGCACCGAATAGTTAGCTTCCAGCGCATTGGTATTCATGCAGATGAATTTGGTCTTCCCTGCGATGAAACTGAAGTTCAGTGCTCCGAAGACATTGGAAAAGATTTCTTCCCCATTACCCAATCCATCATGGTTACCGATCAAAGCGACATAGGGAATTTTCAGTTTCTCCAGAATATCACGTTGCCAGATAAATTCCTTGGTGATGCCAAAATCGGTGAGATCCCCACCATGAATCACAAAATCCAGATCATTACGTTTATTGGTGGATTTCACAAAATCTTCCAACTCATCATGCCAACGCTGGGAATCACTGATAAAAGCATAACGGATGGTATCCTTTTTTGCCGATTGCCGCTCTATGCGTGCAATATTACGGTTATTGATCTGTTTTGCTCCTTTAATATCCCCATCATAGGGATGGATATCGAACATATCGCAGGCCTGCAAAACAAGCAGGCACATCAATCCAATTACGGCCTTCGGCACATTACTCATAGCTCAAATTCAATTATTTTTCCTCGAAAATTTATGTTAAAAAAGTCTCCATTTGACACCAAGTTGGTACTGTTGGAGGTCAGAATGGTGGGAAGACAAGTGGTCGATATCTCCGATATGGCGATACCTGAAATAAAATCGGCTAATTTCAAAGCCTAGGGTGTACCCTATTTTACTGCCATCGCGGAATGCATCGCCTCTATTTCTCATCGTATAGCTATTTCCATTCAGCAATTTGTTGTATTCTGCTCCAGCAAATACCGACAATTGGGGTATGAGCTCAAACTTCAAGAGGACAGGCACACTGAAATATTGCAAGCTTTTATTGCCATGCTCGATACTGTTCCCAATATCCGCTCCCGCATCTAACGTATGGACGCGAGCAATGCTGAATTGTGGTTCCGGTTGGATGCTCAGCCGGTTCGTGATCGGAAAATTAAGATAGCCGCCAACCTGCAAACCCAACTTATGCTGTGAGCGATAATACGGACCATCCCCTTTCGAAAGGTTACCTCCGAGGAGAAGACCTGCGCCAATTTGTGCATCAGCATGTCGGACAGAAAGAAAAAGAACACTTACAATAAGCAATACAATTCGGCACATAAAATGGGGTACTACGCTGTTAAATAATCTATATACGGCCTAAAGGTATTATTTTATTTTACTTATTGACCAATGAGAAAAATAAGTCAACATTATTATGACACATTTAACCGAAACAAACAATTAGTTGTCCAGAATCGTTCAAGCGGAAAATCTGCTGACAAATAGATGTCACCAGCAAAGGCTAGATTCGAAAAAAAAATAATTATGAAACACCAAATCATTGAATCATTCCATGTAATCGGAATCTCCACACGTACAACTAACGTGAATGGCCAATCGGCTAAGGACATCGAGGCACTCTGGGTTAAATTTTGGACCGAGAAAATTCAAGAATAGATCCCGAATCAAATGAGTTCTGATTTTTATGCCGTTTATACAGATTATGAATCCGACCATACAGGTTATTATACCACCATCATCGGATCGGCTGTCGCCCAATTGGATGAGATACCGGAAGGATTTGTGGGGGTAACCATTCCTCGGACAACCTACAAAAAGATCATTTCCAAAGGAAAGATGCCAGAGGCCATAGGAAAGACATGGATGGAAATTTGGCAGGACACCACAATAAAGCGAACCTATAAAGCTGATTTTACGGTACATGGGGAGAAATATTTCCATGGCGAAGAAGCTGAGGTTGAGACGTTCCTGTCTGTAGAGGAGTAACAAAACTTGGTCATGATATCCGAATTGCTCCTTGAGAATGACCAAGATTAATTCTTGATGTTTTTTAGGAGCAATATGGAAAATCTTATCGTCGAATTATGTTCAAATTTCCACTGATAATTGGCGGCTGCATGCTGATAGGCTTACTTTTTCAATTTATCAATAGCTTCAAAGGCACCGCTCTTTTTTAATAGCCACATGCCCAATTTTTCCTGAGCAATCCCATGTATGATCTTGTAGGTAAAGATGGGATGCCCATCTTCGTCATTTGCAATATTCATCTTAAAGAAATCCACTAAAGGAAAGTGCTTCAGTTCCTCCGACAATTCGGTAATGTGTGAAGAGATGATCACATAAGGTCCGTCGGCCTCAGCCAAGTTTTCTACTACCTTCAAAATGGCATGTGAAGCGTCGCTATGGTTGGTTCCCTTAAAAAGCTCATCAAGGATGATCAAGGCGTTGGAATCAGGCCCTAGATGGTCTACAATGGTCTTCAAACGCATCGCTTCCACGTAGAAATGGCTGTACCCCAACTCCAGGTTGTCCTGCAGATTGATACTGGTGAACAGTCCATCCAAGAGATCCATCTTCACGGAAGTAGCCGGAACGGGAAAACCGATCTGTGTCAGATACACTGCCGTAGAAATCGATTTGATGATCGATGACTTACCCGCCATATTCGCTCCGGTCAAAAACCAGATTTTCTTTTCCTGATGGAGGTGGATATCATTTGCTACGGGTTCACGGAGGAAAATATGATACACCCCTTCCATATGGATGGCCCGGGTTTCATTCTTCTCGAACACCTCCGGATAGCAGAATCCCTTTGCGGCACTGACCCGAGCAACAGAAAAATAGGCATCGATTTCATAAAAGAATTCAATCGCCCGTCGGATCTTTGTTACGAGATCCCGCCGCAACAAGCCATCATATTTCTCAATATTGAAAATATTCAGCTTCAGTTTTTCCGTATCGTATTTCTTATTCTTGAAGATCGCGGAGAGGCATTCCTCAATACTGTCGATCATTTCGGCGATATCCTCATAATGCTGCACCGCATTTACCTTCTTATAGAACTCCTGAGACTTGATCAGAAAATCGGAAATCTCCATAATGGACCTTTTCTTATAATAGAAGAATGGAGACTTTACACCGAAAATATCCATTAAACCCACGGAAGACTTAATTCCTGTATACATGGATTTAATGTATTTCTCAATATCCGTTAAGATTACCCTGTAGAATTCAAATGGTTCATTGGCAACCGGTTCCAGCCGACGGATGTTCAGCTGTCTAGCCCGGACTTCCTTCACATCCAAACTAGGGCTGTAGAAAAGTTCCCTCAATAGTTCCTGCCCACCGTCGGTCACCGTCCGATCAAAATAATTGAACACGGAGAAGTTCCGAAGGTCGCGAAGTTGAATATCGCGAAGGGTCTGATCGTCTATTAAAAACTTTTCTGCCATAGTATAGTTTCTGCTAAAAATGGGTAAATAAGGTTATCAATCGCACAGTATATATTAAATATACACTTTCCAATGCATGAAAAATTGATTCTCTTTTGAAATTCGATGCTGTAGAACCGCTTTTATTACACTATGATGAATTTTTTAAATGAATTGCACAAAATAACCTTAACTTTTAAGCATAACGAACCGACACCTTGTCGAATTCGTTTATTGACCAAGAATTTGCCAATTATTTCTTCCGAAGGTAAATGTGTTTAGCCTGCTTGAATCCGCCAGAATCACGCTCATCGATTTCAAAACGATTGATGTATTTTATCAATTCGTATAATTTATTGAAACCATAGTTACGCGGGTCGAAGTCTGGTTTCTTTTTATTGAGCAAGCTCCCTAGCGAACCCAAAAAGGTCCATCCGCTATCGTCTGCTAAATCATCCACGCTATTGACGATAAAGTTTACGGTTTTACGGTCTACCTTATCGATGGCTTTATCTTTCTTGCGGACGACAGGTACATTCACATCTTTTGTTTCAGGCTCCTCACTATCCGAATCCAGAATTTCCAGATAGATGAACTTGTTGCAGGCAGCAATAAAGGGTTTAGGCGTTTTCTTTTCACCAATACCGATAACCAACTTCCCCTCTTCCCGAATACGGGTTGCCAAACGAGTAAAATCGCTATCGCTAGACACAATACAGAATCCCGACACCTTTTCAGAATAGAGGATATCCATGGCGTCGATAATCATCGCGGAATCCGAACTGTTTTTACCGACCGTGTAGCTATATTGCTGAATGGGTGTAATGGCATTTTCCAAAAGAACGGTTTTCCAGCCCGCTAAATTTGGTTTTGTCCAATCTCCATAAATTCGTTTTACGGTAGGTGTTCCGGTTTTCGAAATTTCCTCCAACATTTCCTTAACATGCTTAAAAGGAACATTGTCGGCATCAATCAATACAGCGAGCGTAAGGTCTTGCATAGTCTTTGGTTATTTTTAGCTTCTCAAGTAAATATAAGTTTTTCTAGCAACAATCATGGTGCGGATTGATTGATCTCAATTGATAATGTTCTCCAATACAAACATCATTCAACCAAATAACCAGCAAGCAGATACAATCAAAATCAATCTTACTTCCCTGAAAAATTGATTAATCACTAGCATTACTTACCGCTTTTATATTATATTTTCTATAAGATTAATATTTTGTAAGAACACAGCTACAAAACCTTAATTATTGGCATTATTTTTCCTATTAGATAATTAAAACAATAATTATGAAATTACTACAGATTAACACGGATTTACCCAACACAGCGGAACTGTTCGACCAGAGCAGTATCTGGATGACCAAGATCAAGGATATGGCTTTAAGCTATGCCCCAAAAATTATTGGCGCTATCCTGGTTTATATTATCGGACTTTGGATCATTGGCCGTATAGGTAAATTGGTGATGAACATGCTTGCCAACAAAAAGTTTGATGTTTCCCTTCAGAAATTCCTGGTTTCCATTATTAAGGTCAGCCTTACGGTTTTGATGTTCTTAGCCATAATCGGCATGTTAGGGGTGAACATTACAAGCTTTGCAGCACTGCTAGCAGGTGCTGGTCTAGCGATTGGTGCAGCATTGAACGGATCCCTTGGGAATTTGGCGGGCGGCGTCATGTTAATGGTCTTCAAGCCTTTTAAAGTTGGCGATATGATCGAAGCGCAGGGATCAATCGGATTGGTTACCGAAGTGGGCATCTTCAATACGACCCTTCTTTCCCCAGAAAATAAAACCATAATCCTACCGAATGGTGCGCTTTCAACAGGCGTCATCATGAATTACAATTCCCACGGGAATCTTCGTGTTGATCTCAAGATGGCTGTTGCCCTCGATCAACCAATTGAAAAGGCGCGACAGATCGCCATTGAAGCCATGCAGCAAAATCCACATGTCCTAACCTCCCCTAGCCCGGAAGTCAGTGTCCTGGAAGTGGGAAATGGCATGACCACCCTAGCGATCAGACCCTACACTACCCAAGATAATTATTGGAATGTTTACTTCGAGGTGCAGGAATTGGTAAAGAATGCCTTCGATAAAAACGGTATTGCCGCACCAATTCCGCATACCGTAATCATAAACAAACAACAACATGGTGCGAACCATCAATAAGAAATTACTAATTTTTACTCCTTTCTAACCGAAGCCCCAATACCGATTGGGGCTTCACTATTTCTATTTACCAAACTTGCGCACAAAGTCCCCAGGTGTACAGTTATGGAAGGCCTTAAATTGCTTCACAAAATAACTGAGGGAGCTGAATCCAGTTTTATAGGCCACGTCCGAAACATTGGAATCGGCCCGCAACAAGAGGTTGCGCGCATTCAGCATACGTTCCTGGAGAATATAAGAACCAGGGGTTTTCCCGCAATAGGTTTCAAAAAGTCGGTGCAGCGTACTCTTGCTGCAATTCCCGATCCGCATTAACACCTCGGTATTCAATGTCTGGCCAATATTTTCACGGATATACTTTTTAATGACCAATAGCTGGCTGTTCATTTGCAACGTTTTATTTTCCTGCACATGTTGTATTTGCGCATCGATCAACCTGATCAGAAAGGACTTGAGCAGCAGGTCTGCCAAAGGAATATTGGGTTCTTCTTGAATAGCCACCTGCAGCAACTCGTTGAATGCCCGCACCAAAGCAGAATTGTTATTGAAGTGAAAGTTGTCATAATCCAACGCCCATTTCCTCTGCTCTGGATAGTGCTCGTTCAGATAGTCCAATTGCTGCTCCATGGACTCTTTCGGGATCAAAATCGTGGCACATTGAACCGGATTATTGGGGTCCGCTTCTGGGAAATCCGCATAAATTGTTTCCCCTTCCGGCAGGATCAGCGATGTTCCAGGCAGGAACTTAAATGTATTTCCCTGCTTATTAAATACCGTTTTATATCCCCGGATCATACTGGAGATCGATAGCCCGGCATAACTAATGCGTACTTTGGTGGAGGATTGGAAGGTTTCAAAAACATTCACCTCAAAACTGCCACAATCAAATCGTGTTTGATACTCATGACCTGTCCGGAGATGTTCTGGTGTCTGAATGGAAAGTAGATCTATTAAATGGTTCATAGGCAATTGATTTCCTTGACCTAAGATACAAATTCTGATGTAGGAAACTATCGTTATA is a genomic window containing:
- a CDS encoding RagB/SusD family nutrient uptake outer membrane protein — protein: MKRKYIVKSWMKYGVLLLALSPVFTSCEKNLTYVNQQELNPENFPKTESDAVAALNAMYSGIMQGSSWSGYGAAQQSITTQASQTTDEAICNWDDAGRWKKLNMLNFDPDFTSLTQHYSDLMRYVSRITGLIPQIEAIDMNEDKKKQSVAELKALRGFFMQIMYLYYGPVPVVLDPAILNTPESAAQPRPTKEAMIGYIEKDFKEAIAVLPDKFTGKDLGRFSKAAALTALMKLYMQEKRWADAIEMGKQIKAIGFSLTPKYEDNFNINAKGGNNEIILPVVANATSSTTANGYRPHYLPTDYYDVTVGGGDAPWGGYRMPWKTYDKFDQADYRLKLLLQKYPTMKDGKIVYRDARAGGDIGAVMDKYGPDPAKVSSTSTSINMVVFRYADVALLHAEALNEVNGPTAEAYALLNEVRTVHGKLAPHAGLTKDTFRKAVQDERLFELWAEGVRRDDLIRWGQYVQRAKDDGYTPGDHVVLYPLPRAAVNQSNGVIKQNPGYN
- a CDS encoding GNAT family N-acetyltransferase, which codes for MEKEFLQFRDATEADLPTIVAIYNSTVSSRMVTADTAPVTVESRMNWFREHSADRRPLWIVEQDGHTLGWVSFQSFYGRPAYDATVEVSIYLNPEQRGRGLGKAVLAHALASAPTFGVKTMLGFIFAHNEPSIRLFQGFGFEEWANLPNIAEMDGQEYGLKILGKRLV
- a CDS encoding metallophosphoesterase family protein, encoding MSNVPKAVIGLMCLLVLQACDMFDIHPYDGDIKGAKQINNRNIARIERQSAKKDTIRYAFISDSQRWHDELEDFVKSTNKRNDLDFVIHGGDLTDFGITKEFIWQRDILEKLKIPYVALIGNHDGLGNGEEIFSNVFGALNFSFIAGKTKFICMNTNALEANYSVPIPDFAFLRDEETKRVGEYDKTVVVMHAKPTSEQFNNNVKDVFHYSITRFPNLLYANHGHDHRYEVLDLFDDGIRYYGTPNIGKRQFLIFTITPNSYTHELVSF
- a CDS encoding outer membrane beta-barrel protein produces the protein MCRIVLLIVSVLFLSVRHADAQIGAGLLLGGNLSKGDGPYYRSQHKLGLQVGGYLNFPITNRLSIQPEPQFSIARVHTLDAGADIGNSIEHGNKSLQYFSVPVLLKFELIPQLSVFAGAEYNKLLNGNSYTMRNRGDAFRDGSKIGYTLGFEISRFYFRYRHIGDIDHLSSHHSDLQQYQLGVKWRLF
- a CDS encoding GyrI-like domain-containing protein, with product MKHQIIESFHVIGISTRTTNVNGQSAKDIEALWVKFWTEKIQE
- a CDS encoding GyrI-like domain-containing protein, which gives rise to MSSDFYAVYTDYESDHTGYYTTIIGSAVAQLDEIPEGFVGVTIPRTTYKKIISKGKMPEAIGKTWMEIWQDTTIKRTYKADFTVHGEKYFHGEEAEVETFLSVEE
- a CDS encoding MutS-related protein, whose protein sequence is MAEKFLIDDQTLRDIQLRDLRNFSVFNYFDRTVTDGGQELLRELFYSPSLDVKEVRARQLNIRRLEPVANEPFEFYRVILTDIEKYIKSMYTGIKSSVGLMDIFGVKSPFFYYKKRSIMEISDFLIKSQEFYKKVNAVQHYEDIAEMIDSIEECLSAIFKNKKYDTEKLKLNIFNIEKYDGLLRRDLVTKIRRAIEFFYEIDAYFSVARVSAAKGFCYPEVFEKNETRAIHMEGVYHIFLREPVANDIHLHQEKKIWFLTGANMAGKSSIIKSISTAVYLTQIGFPVPATSVKMDLLDGLFTSINLQDNLELGYSHFYVEAMRLKTIVDHLGPDSNALIILDELFKGTNHSDASHAILKVVENLAEADGPYVIISSHITELSEELKHFPLVDFFKMNIANDEDGHPIFTYKIIHGIAQEKLGMWLLKKSGAFEAIDKLKK
- a CDS encoding NYN domain-containing protein, with amino-acid sequence MQDLTLAVLIDADNVPFKHVKEMLEEISKTGTPTVKRIYGDWTKPNLAGWKTVLLENAITPIQQYSYTVGKNSSDSAMIIDAMDILYSEKVSGFCIVSSDSDFTRLATRIREEGKLVIGIGEKKTPKPFIAACNKFIYLEILDSDSEEPETKDVNVPVVRKKDKAIDKVDRKTVNFIVNSVDDLADDSGWTFLGSLGSLLNKKKPDFDPRNYGFNKLYELIKYINRFEIDERDSGGFKQAKHIYLRKK
- a CDS encoding mechanosensitive ion channel family protein gives rise to the protein MKLLQINTDLPNTAELFDQSSIWMTKIKDMALSYAPKIIGAILVYIIGLWIIGRIGKLVMNMLANKKFDVSLQKFLVSIIKVSLTVLMFLAIIGMLGVNITSFAALLAGAGLAIGAALNGSLGNLAGGVMLMVFKPFKVGDMIEAQGSIGLVTEVGIFNTTLLSPENKTIILPNGALSTGVIMNYNSHGNLRVDLKMAVALDQPIEKARQIAIEAMQQNPHVLTSPSPEVSVLEVGNGMTTLAIRPYTTQDNYWNVYFEVQELVKNAFDKNGIAAPIPHTVIINKQQHGANHQ
- a CDS encoding helix-turn-helix domain-containing protein — translated: MNHLIDLLSIQTPEHLRTGHEYQTRFDCGSFEVNVFETFQSSTKVRISYAGLSISSMIRGYKTVFNKQGNTFKFLPGTSLILPEGETIYADFPEADPNNPVQCATILIPKESMEQQLDYLNEHYPEQRKWALDYDNFHFNNNSALVRAFNELLQVAIQEEPNIPLADLLLKSFLIRLIDAQIQHVQENKTLQMNSQLLVIKKYIRENIGQTLNTEVLMRIGNCSKSTLHRLFETYCGKTPGSYILQERMLNARNLLLRADSNVSDVAYKTGFSSLSYFVKQFKAFHNCTPGDFVRKFGK